One genomic segment of Rhizobium viscosum includes these proteins:
- a CDS encoding winged helix-turn-helix transcriptional regulator: MEKQTMAEEEINMHEEMRRAFALLSGKWKLEIMWLLNQRVYRFGELRKAIPGITQHMLTAQLRELEADGLVSRTVFAEVPPRVEYDITPKARGLGPTMEALTAWWTEYGKSVPPKPGTRGRKAGAARSPGSPKQP, encoded by the coding sequence ATGGAAAAGCAGACCATGGCTGAAGAAGAAATCAATATGCATGAAGAGATGAGGCGCGCATTCGCGCTGCTGTCAGGCAAATGGAAGCTTGAAATCATGTGGCTGCTCAATCAGCGGGTCTACAGGTTTGGCGAACTGAGAAAGGCCATTCCCGGCATCACCCAACACATGCTGACGGCGCAACTGCGTGAACTCGAAGCGGACGGGCTCGTCTCGCGCACCGTATTTGCGGAAGTGCCGCCTCGCGTTGAATATGACATTACGCCAAAGGCGCGCGGCCTGGGTCCCACGATGGAAGCGCTCACCGCATGGTGGACCGAGTACGGAAAGAGCGTTCCGCCCAAGCCGGGCACACGCGGCCGGAAAGCTGGAGCGGCCAGGTCTCCCGGCTCCCCTAAACAGCCATAG
- a CDS encoding DoxX family protein → MPEYYLYWISTALLSALYLMSAYVYVTRGGWVREILAELGYTAPYLVAFMIGIKVLAPVAILSRISVPLSDLAYAGIFFHLLLSGLAHIGVRKPAGALPAAIGLALLVTSFVTQNDARGVPSPYVLAAMR, encoded by the coding sequence ATGCCTGAATATTACCTATACTGGATCAGCACGGCACTTCTGTCCGCGCTCTACCTCATGTCAGCCTATGTCTACGTCACCAGGGGAGGCTGGGTCCGCGAGATTCTGGCAGAGCTCGGATACACGGCTCCCTATCTCGTTGCCTTCATGATCGGCATCAAGGTTCTCGCTCCTGTCGCGATCCTCTCACGCATCAGCGTGCCGCTCAGCGATCTCGCCTATGCCGGGATCTTCTTTCACCTGCTGCTGTCCGGCCTCGCGCATATCGGCGTGCGAAAGCCCGCCGGCGCTCTGCCGGCGGCGATCGGCCTTGCGCTGCTGGTCACCTCATTCGTCACGCAGAACGACGCCCG
- a CDS encoding MarR family winged helix-turn-helix transcriptional regulator: MKDRDETPSLQETGGPGQTLFEFVRHWSRRSSAPASHQTEQNGRYVLVTEAVCSLSKRAPATINSVAREIGIDQSGASRLVRDAVEAGYLEMTPSPRDARQRVVAVTRAGRRLLVDAHHWQEEVFVRLTDDWKAEERAVFHHAMLRLLKRSHDQEEQSVFRGPQKTEMP, translated from the coding sequence ATGAAAGACCGGGACGAAACCCCTTCGCTGCAGGAGACCGGCGGCCCCGGACAGACCCTGTTCGAATTCGTCCGCCACTGGTCCCGTCGCTCGAGCGCTCCTGCGAGCCACCAGACGGAGCAGAATGGCAGATATGTCCTTGTCACCGAGGCGGTCTGCTCCCTTTCGAAGCGGGCGCCTGCGACGATCAATTCCGTGGCCCGCGAAATCGGCATCGATCAAAGCGGGGCTTCCCGTCTCGTCAGGGATGCCGTCGAGGCCGGATATCTGGAAATGACCCCCTCGCCCCGCGATGCCCGCCAGCGCGTGGTCGCTGTCACCAGGGCGGGCCGGCGACTGCTTGTCGATGCCCACCATTGGCAGGAAGAGGTGTTCGTGCGGCTGACTGACGACTGGAAGGCAGAAGAGCGCGCCGTCTTTCACCATGCGATGCTTCGACTGCTGAAGCGCTCGCATGATCAGGAGGAACAGAGCGTTTTCCGTGGCCCGCAGAAAACGGAAATGCCCTAG
- a CDS encoding NUDIX domain-containing protein, whose protein sequence is METSQDRFFQAVAMRQIPRIRVAGIVVEDGKVLVQQPSDDPSSCYAFIGGEYETGDTFETRLRREFEEETNARVRQAQYLFCVENHFRYRGQLIQQAEHYFLVSLDRHDVVSRETHLKQYWLPLATLASVDLRPTVVRDAVARGSYLTDRHLVQMAD, encoded by the coding sequence GTGGAAACCAGTCAGGATCGGTTCTTTCAGGCCGTGGCGATGAGGCAGATACCGAGGATCAGGGTTGCCGGCATCGTGGTGGAGGATGGAAAGGTGCTGGTCCAGCAGCCGTCCGACGACCCATCCTCCTGCTATGCCTTCATCGGCGGCGAATATGAGACTGGCGACACGTTCGAGACGCGGCTGCGCAGGGAGTTCGAGGAAGAGACGAACGCCAGGGTGCGACAGGCGCAATACCTCTTCTGCGTCGAAAACCATTTTCGCTATCGCGGCCAGCTCATCCAGCAGGCCGAACATTATTTCCTCGTGTCGCTGGACCGGCATGATGTCGTGAGCCGCGAGACGCATCTGAAACAATATTGGCTGCCGCTGGCGACACTCGCGAGCGTTGACCTGCGGCCGACGGTGGTGAGGGATGCGGTGGCGCGCGGAAGCTACCTGACGGATAGGCACCTTGTGCAGATGGCGGATTGA